One stretch of Bradyrhizobium canariense DNA includes these proteins:
- a CDS encoding ribbon-helix-helix domain-containing protein: protein MCQLFAHQPQRDYESQTRSLRIDGHCTSIRLEMAFWDTLEEIASKEDMSLAKFLTRLYSEVLDHCGEVHNFASLLRCSCLIYRSKVVAVMPDFLEGAAPRLVAAE from the coding sequence ATGTGCCAGCTGTTCGCTCATCAGCCGCAACGGGACTATGAATCACAGACCAGATCGCTTCGGATCGATGGCCATTGCACGTCCATCCGGCTGGAGATGGCTTTCTGGGATACGCTTGAAGAAATCGCGAGCAAGGAAGACATGAGTCTCGCGAAATTCCTGACGCGCCTTTACAGCGAGGTGCTGGATCATTGCGGCGAAGTGCATAATTTTGCTTCGCTGCTGCGCTGTTCGTGCCTGATCTATCGGTCGAAGGTCGTTGCCGTGATGCCCGATTTTCTTGAGGGCGCCGCACCGAGACTGGTCGCAGCCGAATAG
- a CDS encoding GMC family oxidoreductase, whose protein sequence is MAKFDLNDDGVVVIVGSGAGGGTLGNELAQKGIKVVILEAGARNEIQDFINNEWDSFTQLAWKDMRTTSGNWRVAKDFPNLPAWIVKSVGGSTVHWAGASLRFDEHEFRIRSTYGNVPGANVLDWPISLAEMEPWYAKAENKMGVTRTNGIPGLPGNNNFKVLEAGAKKVGYKEVHTGRMAINSEPRDGRGSCQQIGFCFQGCKSGAKWSTLYTEIPKGEATGNLEVRPNSMALKIEHDGSGKVTGIVYADEAGKTQRQKARIVAVAGNSIESPRLLLNSASNTFPDGLANSSGQVGRNYMRHMTGSVYAVFDKSVHMYRGTTMAGIIRDEARHDPSRGFMGGYEMETLSLGLPFMAAFLNPGAWGRSFTSAMEQYPQMAGMWLVGEDLPQETNRVTLDPTAKDTYGLPVASVHYDDHPNDVAMRDHAYKQGSAVYEAIGATATFPTPPYPSTHNLGTNRMSAKAKDGVVNKFGQTHDVKNLFVSDGSQFTSSAACNPTLTIVSLAIRQADHIAGAMQRKEI, encoded by the coding sequence ATGGCGAAATTCGATCTGAATGACGACGGCGTCGTCGTAATAGTGGGTTCCGGTGCAGGCGGCGGAACGCTGGGAAACGAACTGGCCCAGAAAGGCATCAAGGTCGTGATCCTCGAGGCCGGCGCACGCAACGAGATCCAGGACTTCATCAACAACGAATGGGACAGTTTCACGCAACTGGCGTGGAAGGACATGCGAACGACATCCGGCAACTGGCGTGTCGCCAAGGACTTCCCGAACCTGCCGGCATGGATCGTCAAGTCGGTGGGCGGTTCGACCGTCCACTGGGCCGGCGCATCACTGCGGTTCGACGAGCACGAATTCAGGATCCGCAGCACCTACGGCAATGTGCCGGGCGCCAACGTGCTCGACTGGCCGATCTCGCTGGCCGAGATGGAGCCCTGGTACGCCAAGGCCGAAAACAAGATGGGGGTGACCCGCACCAACGGCATCCCCGGATTGCCCGGCAACAATAATTTCAAGGTGCTCGAAGCCGGCGCCAAGAAGGTCGGCTACAAGGAAGTCCACACCGGCCGGATGGCGATCAACAGCGAGCCACGCGACGGCCGCGGCTCCTGTCAGCAGATCGGTTTCTGTTTCCAGGGCTGCAAATCCGGCGCGAAATGGTCAACGCTCTACACCGAAATCCCCAAAGGCGAAGCGACCGGAAATCTTGAAGTGCGTCCCAACAGCATGGCGCTCAAGATCGAGCACGATGGGTCGGGAAAGGTGACCGGAATCGTCTATGCGGATGAAGCCGGAAAGACGCAGCGTCAAAAGGCGCGGATCGTTGCCGTCGCCGGCAATTCGATCGAAAGCCCTCGCCTGCTCCTCAACAGTGCGTCCAATACGTTCCCCGACGGCCTCGCCAACAGCTCAGGACAGGTCGGCCGCAATTACATGCGTCACATGACCGGCAGCGTCTATGCGGTGTTCGACAAGTCGGTGCACATGTATCGCGGCACCACCATGGCCGGCATCATCCGCGATGAGGCACGGCACGATCCGTCGCGCGGCTTCATGGGCGGCTACGAGATGGAGACGCTGTCGCTTGGCTTGCCCTTCATGGCGGCGTTTCTCAATCCGGGCGCATGGGGCCGCAGTTTCACCAGCGCGATGGAACAATATCCCCAGATGGCCGGCATGTGGCTGGTTGGGGAAGATCTGCCGCAGGAAACCAATCGCGTCACGCTCGACCCGACGGCCAAGGACACCTACGGCTTGCCGGTTGCGAGCGTGCATTACGACGATCATCCCAACGATGTCGCGATGCGTGACCACGCCTACAAGCAGGGCTCAGCGGTGTACGAGGCGATCGGCGCAACGGCCACCTTCCCGACGCCGCCTTATCCCAGCACCCATAATCTGGGAACCAACCGCATGAGCGCGAAGGCAAAAGACGGCGTTGTCAACAAATTCGGGCAGACTCACGACGTCAAGAATCTGTTCGTCTCCGACGGTAGCCAGTTCACCAGCAGCGCGGCCTGCAATCCGACACTGACCATCGTTTCGCTCGCTATCCGGCAGGCGGATCATATCGCGGGCGCAATGCAGCGGAAGGAAATCTAG
- a CDS encoding gluconate 2-dehydrogenase subunit 3 family protein, producing MREVDRRSKYNRRVFLQGAASAVPVAAVATSSGLGITDAWAEDATALTPATLKTLVKVARDIYPHDFLVDSYYVTAIKPWNGKAAKDPAVKAMLEDGVRRLDQDAHDRHQVAYAQVPWETDRIVLLQGIEQTDFFKKVRSDLVVSLYNQEEVWPKFGYEGSSAEHGGYIKRGFNDIDWLPKV from the coding sequence ATGAGAGAAGTTGATCGTCGAAGCAAATATAATCGCCGAGTATTTCTTCAGGGCGCTGCGAGCGCGGTACCGGTCGCCGCAGTGGCGACAAGCTCAGGTCTGGGCATCACGGACGCCTGGGCCGAGGACGCAACCGCGCTGACGCCTGCGACGCTGAAGACGCTGGTGAAAGTCGCGCGCGATATCTATCCGCACGACTTCCTGGTCGACAGTTATTACGTCACCGCGATCAAGCCATGGAACGGCAAGGCGGCAAAGGACCCGGCCGTCAAGGCGATGCTTGAAGATGGCGTTCGGCGTCTCGATCAGGACGCACATGATCGGCACCAGGTTGCCTACGCCCAGGTCCCCTGGGAAACCGACCGGATCGTGTTGCTGCAGGGAATCGAGCAGACCGACTTCTTCAAGAAGGTTCGCTCCGATCTTGTTGTCTCTCTCTACAACCAGGAAGAGGTGTGGCCGAAGTTCGGCTACGAGGGCTCATCCGCCGAGCATGGTGGCTACATCAAGCGTGGTTTCAACGACATCGATTGGCTGCCGAAAGTCTGA
- a CDS encoding VOC family protein gives MAKPVHSMIRVLDEAKSLDFYARAFGLEVADHLKFPDFALIYLRHPSSPFEVELTVNFDRKEPYSLGDGYGHLAVVVDNVDAEHARFEQEKLSPGPLRDFKHDGATLARFFFVADPDGYKIEVIQKGGRFG, from the coding sequence ATGGCAAAACCGGTTCACTCGATGATCCGCGTTCTCGATGAAGCGAAGTCGCTCGACTTTTACGCGCGGGCCTTCGGGCTCGAAGTCGCCGACCATCTCAAATTTCCGGACTTCGCGCTGATCTATCTGCGTCATCCGTCTTCACCGTTCGAGGTTGAACTGACGGTCAACTTCGATCGCAAGGAGCCCTACTCGCTCGGCGACGGGTACGGCCATCTCGCTGTCGTCGTCGACAACGTCGACGCCGAGCACGCCCGGTTCGAACAGGAAAAGCTGTCCCCCGGACCGCTGCGCGATTTCAAGCATGACGGCGCGACGCTGGCCCGCTTTTTCTTCGTCGCCGATCCCGACGGTTACAAAATCGAGGTGATCCAGAAAGGCGGCCGCTTCGGTTAA
- a CDS encoding c-type cytochrome has protein sequence MAGAQIPLPTAKPSDGAALFKTQCATCHTTNLSDPVRQGPPLFKIIGRHAGKADGFHYSAGFAKADFVWDEAKLDVWLTNPQEVVPGAVMAYRQSKPEIRTAVIAYLKELN, from the coding sequence ATGGCTGGCGCGCAGATACCGCTGCCCACCGCGAAGCCGTCGGATGGCGCGGCATTGTTCAAAACACAATGCGCGACCTGCCACACCACCAATCTGTCCGATCCGGTCCGCCAGGGTCCGCCGCTGTTCAAGATCATCGGCCGGCACGCCGGCAAAGCGGACGGATTCCACTATTCAGCCGGGTTTGCGAAAGCCGATTTCGTCTGGGATGAGGCCAAACTGGATGTCTGGCTGACCAATCCGCAGGAGGTCGTTCCGGGCGCCGTCATGGCGTACCGGCAATCAAAACCCGAGATCCGCACGGCCGTCATCGCCTATCTCAAGGAGCTGAACTGA
- the arfB gene encoding alternative ribosome rescue aminoacyl-tRNA hydrolase ArfB, producing MLRISRDLLINEDDIEIGFVRASGPGGQNVNKLATAAQLRFDTRRITLADDAAARLARLAGQRMTKDGVIVIHAQRFRTQERNRADAIDRLLELLREAMVRPTPRRATRPTLGSKQRRLEGKKHRGDIKARRGRGGFDD from the coding sequence ATGCTGCGGATTTCCCGCGATCTCCTGATCAACGAAGACGATATCGAGATCGGCTTCGTGCGCGCCTCCGGTCCGGGCGGACAAAACGTCAACAAGCTTGCGACCGCGGCGCAGTTGCGGTTCGATACCCGCCGGATCACGCTGGCGGACGATGCCGCGGCGCGGCTCGCCCGGCTCGCAGGCCAGCGCATGACCAAGGACGGCGTGATCGTGATCCACGCGCAACGCTTCCGTACCCAGGAACGCAATCGCGCCGACGCCATCGACCGGCTGCTGGAACTGCTGCGCGAGGCGATGGTGCGGCCGACGCCGCGTCGTGCCACACGGCCGACGCTGGGCTCGAAGCAGCGCCGGCTGGAAGGCAAGAAGCACCGCGGCGACATCAAGGCGAGGCGCGGCCGCGGCGGCTTCGACGACTAG
- a CDS encoding M16 family metallopeptidase, whose protein sequence is MAPLTSTPSHAAAKIQHLVSPGGIEAWFVQDSTVPLIAMEYAFVGGAAQDPADKPGVGNLVADLLDEGSGDLDSKTFHERLDRRAIELSFSASRDYFRGSLRMLKDTRDEAFDLLRMSLTSPHFDNADVERIRSQIISNLQSDTSNPSALAGRKFLEMAFGDHPYGRPSEGSLESVPKINVADLKDYVRRVLAKDTLKVAVVGDVDADTLGKLLDHTFGSLPAKASLTPVPDIEVAKPPQRALIPLDVPQTVVTFGGPGIKRHDPNFMAAYVVNHILGGAGLSSRLYREVREKRGLAYSVYESLVWMEHSALFVGNTGTRSDRAGETVEAINKEVRRIAEEGPTQKELDEAKSYLKGSQMLALDTSSKLASAMLQYQLDRLPIDYIEKRNAIVDAVTLDDAKAAAKRLWGQGLLTVIVGRTPQAAAEPVAATPPPTAN, encoded by the coding sequence ATGGCGCCGTTGACGTCAACGCCATCGCACGCAGCGGCCAAGATCCAGCATCTGGTTTCACCCGGCGGCATCGAGGCCTGGTTCGTGCAGGACTCCACCGTGCCGCTGATCGCGATGGAATACGCCTTCGTCGGCGGCGCAGCCCAGGATCCGGCCGATAAACCCGGCGTCGGCAATCTGGTCGCAGACCTGCTCGATGAAGGTTCCGGCGATCTGGATTCCAAGACCTTTCACGAGCGGCTCGACCGCCGCGCCATCGAGCTGAGCTTCAGCGCGAGCCGGGATTATTTCCGCGGCTCGCTGCGCATGCTCAAGGACACCCGCGACGAAGCCTTCGATTTGCTCCGGATGTCACTGACGTCGCCGCATTTCGACAACGCCGACGTCGAACGGATTCGCTCGCAGATCATTTCCAATCTGCAAAGCGACACCAGCAATCCATCGGCGCTGGCCGGCCGCAAATTCCTGGAAATGGCCTTTGGTGACCACCCCTATGGAAGGCCATCCGAGGGCAGCCTGGAGAGCGTGCCGAAAATCAACGTCGCCGACCTGAAGGACTACGTTCGCCGCGTGCTGGCCAAAGATACGCTGAAGGTGGCCGTCGTCGGCGATGTCGACGCCGACACGCTCGGCAAATTGCTCGACCACACGTTCGGCAGCTTGCCGGCCAAGGCGAGCCTCACGCCGGTCCCCGATATCGAGGTTGCCAAGCCGCCGCAGCGCGCGCTCATCCCGCTCGACGTGCCGCAGACCGTGGTGACGTTCGGCGGACCCGGCATCAAGCGCCACGATCCGAATTTCATGGCTGCCTACGTCGTCAATCATATTCTCGGCGGCGCCGGGCTGTCGTCACGGCTTTACCGCGAAGTGCGCGAGAAGCGCGGGCTTGCCTATTCGGTCTATGAATCGCTGGTATGGATGGAGCACTCCGCGCTGTTCGTCGGAAACACCGGAACACGCTCCGACCGCGCCGGCGAGACGGTCGAAGCCATCAACAAGGAAGTCCGCCGCATCGCCGAGGAAGGCCCGACCCAGAAGGAATTGGACGAAGCCAAGTCCTACCTTAAGGGCTCGCAGATGCTGGCGCTCGACACCTCTTCCAAGCTCGCCTCGGCGATGCTGCAATATCAGCTCGATCGGCTGCCCATCGACTATATCGAAAAGCGCAACGCCATCGTCGACGCCGTGACCCTCGACGATGCGAAGGCCGCAGCCAAGCGTCTGTGGGGACAGGGCTTGCTCACCGTGATCGTCGGCCGCACCCCGCAAGCCGCCGCTGAGCCCGTGGCCGCCACTCCGCCGCCCACAGCAAACTGA
- a CDS encoding M16 family metallopeptidase, with product MHTHRYAVSVVAALVSAFAFFTQGAVAQTTVTSDPPATFTLGNGLKVVVIPDHRTPVVTQMIWYKVGSADETPGKSGLAHFLEHLMFKGTSKHPAGEFSQTVLRVGGNENAFTSTDYTGYFQRVPRDQLGRMMEFEADRMTGLILKDENVLPERDVVLEEYNMRVANNPEARLIEQVMAALYLNHPYGRPVIGWHQEIEKLNREDALAFYRRFYAPNNATLVIAGDVDAKDIRPMAERTFGEVAAQPDIPAQRLRPQEPPPIAPRTVTFADARVEQPKLMRYYLVPSATTAAAGESPALDVLAQLMGGGSNSYLYRALVVDQPLAVSASAGYQGTSLDATQFMISASPKPGVEFPQIEQVIDRVISDVAQNTVPAEDLERVKTQLIASAIYAQDNQATLARWYGAALTTGLSIEDIRSWPDRIRAVTAEQVRAAAQKWLDKKRSVTGYLIKDSAPKREEKRS from the coding sequence ATGCACACGCACCGTTACGCCGTTTCTGTCGTCGCTGCGCTGGTATCAGCGTTCGCTTTCTTCACGCAGGGCGCTGTCGCCCAGACCACGGTCACCTCGGATCCTCCCGCCACGTTTACCCTCGGCAACGGCCTGAAAGTGGTTGTGATCCCCGATCACCGCACGCCGGTCGTCACCCAGATGATCTGGTACAAGGTCGGCTCCGCCGATGAGACGCCCGGCAAGTCAGGTCTTGCGCACTTCCTCGAACATCTGATGTTCAAGGGCACCAGCAAGCATCCGGCCGGCGAATTCTCCCAGACCGTGCTGCGGGTCGGCGGCAATGAGAACGCCTTCACGTCCACCGATTACACCGGTTATTTCCAGCGCGTGCCCCGCGACCAGCTCGGCCGGATGATGGAGTTCGAGGCCGATCGCATGACCGGCCTGATCCTGAAGGATGAAAACGTGCTGCCAGAGCGCGACGTCGTGCTCGAAGAATACAACATGCGGGTCGCCAACAATCCGGAGGCGCGACTGATCGAGCAGGTCATGGCGGCGCTCTATCTCAATCATCCCTATGGCCGTCCGGTGATCGGCTGGCACCAGGAAATCGAGAAACTCAACCGCGAAGATGCCCTGGCGTTCTACAGGCGCTTTTACGCGCCGAACAATGCGACGCTGGTGATCGCCGGTGACGTCGATGCCAAGGACATCCGCCCGATGGCAGAACGGACATTCGGCGAAGTCGCGGCACAGCCCGACATACCGGCGCAGCGCCTTCGTCCGCAGGAGCCGCCGCCGATCGCGCCGCGCACCGTGACGTTCGCCGATGCCCGCGTCGAACAGCCCAAGCTGATGCGCTATTACCTGGTTCCGTCCGCGACAACCGCCGCCGCCGGGGAAAGCCCTGCGCTCGACGTGCTCGCGCAATTGATGGGCGGCGGCAGCAATTCCTATCTCTATCGCGCACTGGTGGTCGACCAGCCGCTCGCCGTCAGCGCCAGCGCGGGATATCAGGGTACCTCACTCGACGCGACGCAATTCATGATCTCGGCCTCGCCGAAACCGGGCGTCGAGTTCCCGCAGATCGAGCAGGTAATCGATCGCGTGATATCGGACGTCGCACAAAACACGGTGCCCGCCGAAGATCTCGAGCGGGTCAAGACGCAACTTATCGCCTCGGCGATTTACGCCCAGGACAATCAGGCGACGCTGGCGCGCTGGTACGGTGCCGCGCTCACGACGGGCTTGAGCATCGAGGACATCAGAAGCTGGCCCGACCGCATTCGCGCCGTCACCGCCGAACAGGTGCGCGCGGCCGCGCAGAAGTGGCTCGACAAGAAGCGATCGGTGACGGGTTACTTGATCAAGGACAGCGCGCCGAAGCGCGAGGAGAAGCGCTCGTGA
- the lspA gene encoding signal peptidase II has translation MTFPRSGIIAAIAVLILDQASKLWLLRVFDIAHRGAVEVTSFFDLVLAWNVGISFGWFQSDSPLAQTALMIVKAVAVIVLAIWMARSRTLIATVALGLIIGGAIGNAIDRFVYGAVVDFALFHVQLGGHTYNWYVFNLADVAIVAGVAALLYDSFLGVPAAKAP, from the coding sequence TTGACTTTTCCCCGCTCCGGCATCATTGCCGCCATCGCCGTGCTGATCCTGGATCAGGCGTCGAAACTGTGGCTGCTGCGGGTGTTCGACATCGCTCACCGCGGCGCGGTGGAGGTGACGTCGTTTTTCGATCTGGTGCTGGCCTGGAACGTCGGGATCAGCTTCGGCTGGTTCCAGAGCGACAGTCCGCTGGCGCAGACCGCCCTGATGATCGTCAAGGCCGTGGCCGTGATCGTTCTGGCGATCTGGATGGCGCGGTCACGTACCCTGATCGCGACCGTGGCGCTCGGCCTGATCATTGGCGGCGCCATCGGCAACGCCATCGACCGCTTCGTTTACGGCGCCGTGGTCGATTTCGCCCTGTTCCATGTCCAGCTCGGCGGCCATACCTACAATTGGTACGTGTTTAACCTCGCCGACGTGGCGATTGTTGCCGGGGTAGCGGCCCTATTGTATGATTCCTTCCTGGGGGTACCCGCCGCAAAAGCGCCCTGA
- the ileS gene encoding isoleucine--tRNA ligase: MSDKLQKSEAADYSKTLFLPQTEFPMRAGLPQREPEILKHWNEIGLYEKLRKSAAGRVKFVLHDGPPYANGNIHIGHALNKILKDVVTKSQQMLGFDSNYVPGWDCHGLPIEWKIEEENYRSKGKQKPDFRDSAAMVAFRRECRAYATHWLNVQREEFKRLGIIGDWNHPYATMDYFAEAQIARELMKFAANGTLYRGSKPVMWSVVEKTALAEAEVEYEDYTSDTVWVKFPVSSPAHGALASASVVIWTTTPWTLPGNRAISFSPKISYGLYKVTDAPADNWTKAGDLLLLADALAESVFKQARVTAYEKVRDIPADTLDAVECAHPLKGLSGGYEFTVPLLPGDHVTDDTGTGFVHTAPGHGREDFDVWTANARELESRGINTTIPYTVDENGALTDQAPGFTGKRVINDKGEKGDANEAVIKALVERGMLLARGRLKHQYPHSWRSKKPVIFRNTPQWFIAMDKDIADDGKAKPGDTLRARALHAISVTQWVPPAGQNRITGMIAGRPDWVISRQRAWGVPIAVFVREKGDGSAEILQDDAVNKRIADACEQEGADAWYMDGARERFLGSHANEEWKKVDDICDVWFDSGSTHAFVLEDPVHFPGLAGIKRKIDGGQDTVMYLEGSDQHRGWFHSSLLESCGTRGRAPYDVVLTHGFTLDENGRKMSKSLGNTVEPQKVMKDSGADILRLWVCATDYADDQRIGPEILKNTIETYRKLRNSIRWMLGTLHHFKPADAIAYADMPELERLMLHQLAEQAAIVRQAYAEFDYKTVIASLSAFMNTELSAFYFDIRKDTLYCDPPSSLARKAALTTIDMICDAILKWLAPVLSFTTEEAWRMYRPEAEPSVHLTLFPEGLEKFRDDTLAAKWEIIRNVRRVVTGALELERAAKRIGSSLEASPLLYVSDKTIFATLFDIDLAEVCITSNAMATNEDAPVDAFRLNDVPGVAVVVEKAVGTKCARSWKILPTVGEDPEYPDVSPRDAQALREWKALGVAV, from the coding sequence ATGTCCGACAAGCTGCAAAAATCCGAAGCCGCCGACTATTCCAAAACCCTGTTCCTGCCGCAGACGGAATTCCCGATGCGCGCCGGCCTGCCCCAGCGCGAGCCGGAAATCCTCAAGCATTGGAACGAGATCGGCCTCTACGAGAAGCTGCGCAAGTCCGCCGCCGGCCGGGTCAAATTCGTGCTGCATGATGGCCCGCCCTATGCCAACGGCAACATCCATATCGGGCATGCGCTGAACAAGATCCTCAAGGACGTCGTCACCAAGAGCCAGCAAATGCTGGGCTTCGACTCCAATTATGTGCCGGGCTGGGACTGCCACGGCCTGCCGATCGAATGGAAGATCGAGGAGGAGAACTACCGCTCCAAAGGCAAGCAGAAGCCCGATTTCCGCGACTCCGCGGCGATGGTGGCGTTCCGCCGCGAGTGTCGCGCCTATGCGACGCACTGGCTCAACGTGCAGCGCGAGGAATTCAAGCGGCTCGGCATCATCGGTGACTGGAATCACCCCTACGCCACCATGGATTATTTCGCCGAAGCCCAGATCGCGCGCGAACTGATGAAATTCGCGGCCAACGGCACGCTCTATCGCGGCTCCAAGCCCGTGATGTGGAGTGTGGTGGAAAAAACCGCGCTGGCCGAAGCCGAGGTCGAGTATGAGGACTACACCTCCGATACGGTGTGGGTGAAATTTCCGGTTTCCTCACCGGCGCATGGCGCGCTGGCCAGCGCTTCCGTGGTGATCTGGACCACTACGCCTTGGACATTACCCGGCAATCGCGCCATCAGTTTCTCGCCGAAAATCTCCTATGGGCTCTACAAGGTCACGGACGCGCCCGCTGATAACTGGACCAAAGCCGGCGATCTTCTGCTGCTCGCGGATGCGCTTGCGGAAAGCGTATTCAAGCAAGCGCGCGTCACCGCCTACGAGAAGGTCCGCGACATCCCGGCCGACACCCTTGATGCGGTGGAATGTGCGCACCCGTTGAAAGGTCTCAGCGGCGGCTACGAATTCACGGTTCCGCTGCTCCCCGGCGACCACGTTACCGACGACACCGGCACCGGCTTCGTTCACACCGCGCCCGGCCACGGCCGCGAGGACTTCGACGTCTGGACGGCGAATGCGCGCGAGCTGGAATCCCGCGGCATCAACACCACCATTCCCTATACCGTCGACGAGAACGGCGCGCTGACCGATCAGGCGCCGGGGTTCACGGGAAAACGCGTGATCAACGACAAGGGCGAAAAGGGCGACGCCAACGAGGCCGTGATCAAGGCGCTGGTCGAACGCGGCATGCTGCTGGCGCGCGGCCGTCTCAAGCACCAATACCCGCATTCCTGGCGTTCGAAGAAACCGGTGATCTTCCGCAACACGCCGCAATGGTTCATCGCCATGGACAAGGACATTGCCGATGACGGCAAAGCAAAGCCCGGCGACACGCTTCGCGCCCGCGCGCTGCATGCCATCTCGGTCACCCAGTGGGTGCCACCGGCGGGACAGAACCGCATCACCGGCATGATCGCGGGCCGTCCCGACTGGGTGATCTCGCGCCAGCGCGCCTGGGGCGTGCCGATCGCGGTCTTCGTGCGCGAAAAAGGCGACGGCTCCGCGGAAATCCTGCAGGACGACGCCGTCAATAAACGCATTGCGGACGCCTGCGAGCAGGAAGGCGCCGACGCCTGGTACATGGACGGCGCGCGCGAACGCTTCCTCGGCTCGCATGCCAATGAAGAATGGAAGAAGGTCGACGACATCTGCGACGTCTGGTTCGATTCCGGTTCGACCCACGCCTTCGTGCTGGAAGACCCCGTGCATTTTCCGGGCCTGGCCGGCATCAAGCGCAAGATCGACGGCGGCCAGGATACCGTGATGTATCTCGAAGGAAGTGACCAGCATCGCGGCTGGTTCCATTCGTCGCTGTTAGAAAGCTGCGGCACCCGCGGCCGCGCGCCCTACGACGTGGTGCTGACGCACGGCTTCACGCTCGACGAGAACGGCCGCAAGATGTCGAAGTCGCTCGGCAACACCGTCGAGCCGCAAAAGGTGATGAAGGATTCGGGCGCTGATATCCTGCGACTGTGGGTATGCGCGACCGATTATGCCGACGACCAGCGCATCGGTCCGGAAATCCTGAAAAACACCATCGAGACCTATCGCAAGCTGCGCAACTCGATCCGCTGGATGCTCGGCACGCTGCACCACTTCAAGCCGGCCGATGCGATCGCCTATGCCGACATGCCCGAACTGGAGCGGCTGATGCTGCATCAGCTCGCCGAGCAGGCGGCGATCGTGCGCCAAGCCTACGCCGAGTTCGACTATAAAACCGTGATCGCGAGCCTTTCGGCGTTCATGAACACCGAGCTGTCGGCGTTCTATTTCGATATCCGCAAGGACACTCTGTATTGCGACCCGCCATCGTCGCTGGCCCGCAAGGCCGCGTTGACCACGATCGACATGATTTGCGATGCGATCCTGAAATGGCTGGCGCCGGTGCTGTCGTTCACGACCGAGGAGGCGTGGCGGATGTACAGGCCGGAGGCCGAGCCCTCGGTGCATCTCACGCTGTTTCCCGAAGGCCTCGAAAAATTCCGCGACGATACGCTGGCCGCTAAATGGGAAATCATTCGCAACGTCCGCCGTGTCGTCACCGGAGCGCTGGAACTGGAGCGCGCCGCCAAGCGCATCGGCTCGTCGCTGGAAGCCTCGCCGCTGCTTTACGTTTCCGACAAGACGATCTTTGCGACGTTGTTCGATATCGATCTGGCGGAAGTCTGCATCACTTCGAACGCGATGGCGACCAACGAGGATGCGCCGGTCGATGCGTTCCGGCTGAATGACGTGCCGGGCGTCGCCGTGGTGGTGGAGAAAGCCGTCGGCACCAAATGCGCGCGGTCGTGGAAGATCCTGCCCACTGTCGGCGAAGATCCTGAATATCCCGACGTGTCGCCGCGCGACGCGCAGGCGCTGCGCGAATGGAAGGCGCTGGGGGTAGCCGTTTGA